The following proteins are co-located in the Leptolyngbya sp. 'hensonii' genome:
- a CDS encoding PAS domain-containing protein, giving the protein MINPQSQTLNLPSPAFLSQPFLWNLLNGLTQPVFVKDRQHHWVFVNDALCHLLSCQREDLIEIPLNWERDELVFATGLPIETEELLTTPRGEPLPVVIHRHLLRGDLEDLFLVGSIRCLTRNEESERHYQEAEAALRQREATSRALVEAIPDLLIRLRSDGTYLDLSLDGAFKPSAIQASTGKCLHDVLPEPIADEMLRHVQITLATRSLQVYEQQLVVEGRLVYEEVRMVPSGENEILMIVRDVSDRKQIEMALQQLNEDLEYKVEERTAQLRKAISLLEQEIQERKQAKAQLQEQELFLRSIYEGSEHQIFVIDVLEDGDFRYAGWNRFTEEVLNILSVEAIGKSPEDIFGPVEGSQIRQKYMDCLQLGETISYEECLTFQGRRTWFITTLNPLKNDQGWIYRVVGTTFNITDRKETETALKRSEGQLRQQAQELVQTLHELQQTQMQLVQSEKMSGLGQLVAGVAHEINNPVNFIYGNLKHANDYTQDLLGLLQLYQVSYPNPAPEIQAEADAIDLDFLMADLPKLLNSMRVGAERIQKIVASLRTFSRMDEAEMKAVDLHECLDSTLMILQHRLKAKPDQPKVEIIKAYGELPLVECYAGQLNQVFMNILSNGIDALEDVISRQADFTPVITIRTEMVGATQVLIQLCDNGPGITEAQKSKIFDPFFTTKPIGKGTGMGLSISYQIVTEKHGGKLWCDSTPNAGTQFFIEIPTHQNAA; this is encoded by the coding sequence ATGATCAACCCCCAGTCTCAAACCTTAAACCTTCCTTCCCCGGCATTCCTTTCCCAACCATTTTTGTGGAATCTGCTGAATGGCCTGACCCAACCAGTTTTTGTCAAAGACCGTCAGCATCATTGGGTCTTTGTCAACGATGCTTTATGCCATCTCTTGAGCTGTCAGCGAGAGGATTTGATAGAGATTCCCCTGAATTGGGAACGGGATGAATTGGTGTTTGCAACCGGCCTGCCGATCGAGACAGAGGAACTGTTGACCACCCCTCGGGGAGAACCATTACCGGTTGTCATCCACCGTCACTTGCTCAGGGGGGACCTGGAGGATCTCTTTCTTGTTGGCTCTATCCGCTGTCTAACTCGAAATGAGGAGAGTGAACGCCATTACCAGGAGGCTGAAGCAGCCCTGCGCCAGCGGGAAGCCACAAGCCGTGCTTTAGTTGAGGCCATTCCTGACCTGTTGATCCGGCTGCGATCGGATGGAACTTACCTCGATTTGTCCCTGGATGGTGCATTCAAACCCTCTGCAATTCAGGCGTCAACTGGGAAATGCCTCCATGACGTGTTGCCTGAACCCATTGCTGACGAAATGCTGCGCCATGTTCAGATCACCCTGGCGACGAGAAGCCTGCAGGTTTATGAACAACAACTGGTCGTTGAGGGGAGGCTGGTTTACGAAGAAGTGCGCATGGTTCCTAGCGGTGAGAATGAAATCTTGATGATCGTGCGGGATGTGAGCGATCGCAAACAGATTGAAATGGCGCTGCAGCAACTGAATGAGGACCTGGAATATAAGGTAGAGGAACGCACAGCTCAACTCAGAAAAGCTATCTCCCTTCTGGAGCAGGAAATTCAAGAGCGCAAGCAGGCCAAAGCGCAATTGCAAGAGCAGGAACTATTTTTGCGCAGCATCTACGAAGGCAGTGAGCATCAGATTTTTGTCATCGATGTGCTCGAAGATGGGGACTTTCGTTATGCAGGATGGAACCGATTTACCGAAGAAGTCTTGAATATCCTTTCGGTAGAGGCGATCGGCAAGTCTCCAGAAGATATTTTTGGCCCCGTTGAAGGATCTCAGATCCGCCAGAAATACATGGATTGTTTACAATTAGGCGAAACGATTTCCTATGAGGAGTGCCTCACCTTTCAGGGACGGAGGACCTGGTTCATCACAACCCTGAATCCCCTCAAGAATGATCAGGGTTGGATCTACCGGGTGGTGGGGACCACCTTCAATATCACCGATCGGAAGGAAACAGAAACAGCTTTAAAGCGATCGGAAGGCCAACTCCGGCAACAAGCCCAGGAACTGGTACAAACTCTCCATGAACTGCAACAGACGCAAATGCAACTGGTCCAGAGCGAGAAAATGTCTGGCTTAGGGCAGTTAGTGGCTGGGGTCGCCCATGAAATTAATAACCCGGTTAACTTCATCTATGGCAACCTGAAACATGCCAATGATTACACCCAAGACTTACTCGGACTGCTACAGCTTTATCAAGTGTCCTATCCGAATCCGGCCCCAGAAATTCAGGCAGAAGCCGATGCGATCGATCTGGATTTCCTGATGGCGGACCTGCCAAAGCTCCTCAACTCCATGCGCGTTGGGGCGGAGCGAATTCAGAAGATTGTTGCGTCCCTGCGGACTTTCTCTCGCATGGATGAAGCGGAAATGAAAGCAGTGGACTTGCATGAGTGCCTGGATAGTACGCTGATGATTTTGCAACACCGGTTGAAAGCAAAACCAGACCAGCCCAAAGTTGAAATTATCAAAGCTTATGGGGAATTACCCCTGGTTGAATGTTACGCTGGGCAGCTAAACCAGGTATTCATGAATATCTTAAGTAATGGCATCGATGCGCTGGAAGACGTGATTTCCAGGCAGGCTGATTTCACCCCGGTAATAACCATTCGAACGGAAATGGTCGGTGCTACTCAGGTGCTGATTCAGCTTTGTGATAATGGTCCTGGCATTACCGAAGCACAGAAAAGTAAAATCTTCGACCCATTTTTTACGACCAAACCTATTGGTAAAGGCACGGGCATGGGCCTCTCCATCAGCTATCAGATTGTGACAGAGAAGCATGGTGGTAAGCTATGGTGCGATTCAACCCCCAACGCAGGAACTCAGTTTTTCATTGAAATTCCAACCCACCAAAACGCAGCATAA
- a CDS encoding protein kinase, whose product MLQPKQVLHDRYRLCHKLGQNAGRQTWLAEDLQAKPTESVIIKLLTFGGDVQWEDLKLFEREAQVLQQLQHPAIPHYRDYFSIDDRSLWFGMVQDYIPGQSLKDLLHQGKRFTEPEIQKIAGEVLEILIYLHGFSPPVLHRDLKPSNLIWGEDDRIYLVDFGAVHDRGVAEGATFTVVGTYGYAPVEQFGGRTVPASDLYALGATLIHLLTGISPADLPQRNLQIQFADRISVSPALVPWLHKMTEPALEKRFARADQALTTLRSGEMLVTVEPQLQETALENTSGQGGLFNSKVPVPPEVHGWNWGAFLLTPYWSLTNRVWLGLLVWLFSSGSWWVFRAFLHGNSFKAVLLINLGLEFGFMVLLGMKGNTWAWKSTDWRSIAQFKKHQRQWAIAGLMIGIPLLWLGWWQRIWLLLYFLR is encoded by the coding sequence ATGCTCCAACCCAAACAGGTTCTGCACGATCGCTACCGACTTTGCCATAAGCTAGGCCAGAATGCGGGTCGCCAGACCTGGCTAGCAGAAGACTTGCAGGCCAAACCCACCGAGTCAGTCATTATCAAGCTGCTCACCTTTGGGGGAGATGTGCAGTGGGAAGACCTGAAATTGTTCGAGCGAGAAGCCCAGGTGTTGCAACAGTTGCAGCACCCTGCGATCCCTCACTATCGAGACTATTTTTCGATCGACGATCGCAGCCTCTGGTTTGGCATGGTGCAGGACTATATTCCCGGCCAGTCGCTGAAAGATCTACTGCACCAGGGAAAGCGGTTTACAGAGCCGGAAATTCAGAAAATTGCCGGGGAAGTCCTGGAAATTCTGATTTATCTGCATGGGTTCAGTCCGCCTGTGTTACACCGGGATTTGAAGCCCAGCAATCTGATCTGGGGTGAGGACGATCGGATTTACCTGGTGGATTTTGGGGCAGTCCACGATCGGGGGGTGGCGGAAGGAGCCACATTTACCGTGGTGGGAACCTACGGTTATGCACCCGTGGAACAATTTGGGGGTCGTACAGTCCCAGCATCTGACCTGTATGCCCTGGGCGCAACCCTGATCCACCTGCTGACCGGAATCTCTCCAGCAGACCTGCCCCAGCGGAATCTGCAGATTCAGTTTGCCGATCGGATCAGCGTTAGCCCAGCCCTGGTGCCATGGCTGCACAAGATGACCGAACCGGCCCTGGAAAAACGATTTGCCCGAGCTGATCAGGCCCTGACCACATTGCGATCGGGGGAAATGTTGGTGACCGTTGAGCCGCAACTCCAGGAAACGGCTCTGGAGAATACATCGGGTCAGGGGGGGCTGTTCAACAGCAAAGTCCCTGTTCCCCCAGAAGTTCACGGCTGGAACTGGGGAGCCTTCCTACTCACCCCCTACTGGTCCCTCACCAATCGGGTCTGGCTGGGATTGCTGGTCTGGTTATTCAGCTCTGGGAGTTGGTGGGTCTTTCGAGCATTTTTACACGGCAACTCATTCAAGGCCGTGCTACTGATCAACTTGGGTCTGGAGTTCGGCTTCATGGTACTTCTGGGGATGAAAGGAAATACCTGGGCCTGGAAAAGTACTGACTGGCGGAGTATCGCCCAGTTCAAAAAACATCAGAGACAATGGGCGATCGCGGGGTTGATGATTGGCATTCCGCTCCTCTGGCTGGGTTGGTGGCAGAGAATCTGGCTGCTCCTGTATTTCCTGCGGTGA
- a CDS encoding tetratricopeptide repeat protein encodes MHDDIAAAFERRDYRTVADLLKPLLKDSPQDPWVQFYAARLQEATGKPDRATQIYRQLLRDTAMPKLALQARQGLERIDKRDRDRRKQALAEAAADPLNAEPGFLILEPITGAARVQAAQGFAKVMQIDPQVAKLQLPGRTWQLYRTGTIGELRVYGEELQQVGIPTLWASQAEIKQIQIFRVSYFKSVGAQPVVICRSEQDQVGSIAFDWSEVTQRVQGRLPIFEKVIDLGPWRKLQHKDKTQDYVQMCDLHLPERKCILRICDITYQFQDSEIGSGTPETTQNTIRINWNTLLRSLSENLPQIKVWSDFEGFAETALDHRVPLSRLNAQIDLPRLEGGETHWDPAFHLYSTLAYLKHTRS; translated from the coding sequence ATGCACGACGATATTGCTGCCGCCTTTGAACGTCGAGACTATCGCACTGTCGCCGACCTGCTGAAACCTCTACTCAAAGACTCTCCCCAGGATCCCTGGGTCCAGTTTTATGCAGCCCGCTTACAGGAGGCAACGGGTAAGCCCGATCGGGCTACCCAGATCTATCGGCAATTATTGCGCGACACGGCTATGCCTAAGCTGGCCCTTCAGGCTCGTCAGGGCCTGGAGCGGATTGACAAACGGGACCGAGATCGTCGCAAACAAGCCCTGGCAGAGGCTGCAGCCGATCCCCTCAATGCTGAGCCCGGGTTTTTGATTTTGGAGCCCATTACCGGGGCAGCCCGAGTACAGGCGGCTCAAGGCTTTGCGAAGGTGATGCAGATCGACCCTCAGGTGGCCAAGTTACAACTACCAGGTCGCACCTGGCAGCTCTATCGCACAGGGACGATCGGGGAACTGCGCGTTTATGGGGAAGAACTACAACAGGTTGGCATTCCCACCCTTTGGGCCTCTCAGGCAGAAATCAAGCAAATTCAGATCTTCCGGGTCAGCTACTTTAAATCAGTTGGAGCTCAACCAGTTGTTATTTGCCGGAGTGAGCAGGATCAAGTGGGATCGATCGCTTTTGACTGGTCCGAAGTCACCCAGCGTGTTCAGGGCCGCCTGCCCATTTTTGAGAAAGTGATTGACCTGGGTCCCTGGCGCAAATTACAGCATAAGGATAAAACTCAGGACTATGTCCAGATGTGTGATCTGCACCTGCCTGAGCGAAAATGCATTCTCCGGATCTGCGATATCACCTATCAATTTCAAGACAGCGAGATCGGCAGTGGAACCCCAGAAACAACCCAAAATACAATCCGGATCAACTGGAATACCCTGCTGCGCTCTCTGAGCGAGAACTTGCCCCAGATTAAAGTCTGGTCAGACTTTGAAGGATTCGCCGAAACCGCGCTGGATCATCGAGTTCCCCTCAGCCGTCTTAATGCCCAGATTGATCTGCCTCGCCTTGAAGGAGGTGAAACTCACTGGGATCCCGCTTTTCATCTTTACAGTACCCTGGCCTATTTGAAGCACACCCGTTCATAG
- a CDS encoding PAS domain S-box protein — protein sequence MNASMVITLLIVEDCAEDRLTYRRFLQQDSLYTYQITELETTTEARIWCKQTTPDLILLDLMLPDSPGLALLEQLRQDVSLAQSAIIILTGQADVDTVIRSLKSGAQDYLIKNSLTPGHFQQAVHSALERLYLARNLEQRQAQQTLMTTIALRIQQSLQLDEVLDTTVREVRQLLNADRVLIYQFQPDWNGTIVAEAVLPGWTISLGTDVEDTCFQQGAGADYRRGKTRAIDDIYQADLTDCHVQLLERFEVKANLVVPILVRDQLWGLLVAHQCQSPRHWQALDLEMLDQLAVQIAIGIQQAHAYNQAQQTLIDLNQRTMELEITNQNLQIALEEIQVSEEELQIQNEDLMIANQTAEVERQRYEDLFNFAPDGYLVTNIHGLIQEANRAAKDLLAMEQSHLVGTPLVLYVPTQNRDSFIQNLHQVQASLQKQVYELSLQSQQGHLFPAEITATAIQNPQGRVVGIRWLIQDITERKRAETEHRRTERLQLEFDLLETILEVTLAGYWDWNIPEHQEYLSPTFKQMLGYEDHELPNIPETWQGLIFPEDLPGVMACFDRHVQSQGQLPFYNEVRYHHKNGSIVWVICAGQVIEWDEHHQPLRMVGCHIDITDLKHTETSLKASEARYRAIIEDQTELIARFLPDTTIVFVNEAYCRYFGVKQEEIIGRSYAPVVFEADQDKVAELVQTMTFENPTVTIENRVVVNGEIRWTQWINRMLFNEQGEFIEFQAVGRDITELKQIEADLRQANERLMHATRLKDEFLASMSHELRTPLNAILGMTEGLQDKIFGPINDRQQQVLNIIEHSGNHLLELINDILDLSKIESGKLELQISTISIKDLCEESLIVVRQAALKKEIQLSCHIPEDIGSIQADDRRLRQVLINLLNNAVKFTPAGGSVRLEVTRVPPAITTAMGEPEQAYLTQASIIFSVTDTGIGIAPENLYKLFQPFVQIDSKLNRQHSGTGLGLALSRRIVDLHGGEITVQSQLGQGSCFTFQIPDQPPSPSPNIRPPRQPSDLSPASETDPEGLRSTLILLAEDNEANVQTVSAYLQSYGYRLILARNGEDAIAQAKAHQPNLILMDIQMPNMDGITAIQHLRKEQDLIQVPIIALTALAMPGDRERCLEAGANEYLTKPVSLRQLVALIQDLLASW from the coding sequence ATGAACGCTTCCATGGTCATTACCCTGCTAATCGTTGAAGATTGCGCCGAAGATCGGCTCACTTACCGCCGCTTTCTGCAGCAGGATAGCCTCTACACCTACCAAATCACCGAGCTTGAAACCACAACAGAAGCGAGAATCTGGTGCAAACAGACTACGCCCGATCTAATTTTGCTGGATCTGATGTTACCGGATAGCCCTGGTCTGGCGTTATTGGAGCAACTCAGACAAGATGTGAGTCTGGCCCAATCGGCCATCATCATTCTGACCGGACAGGCAGATGTAGACACTGTAATTCGCAGCCTGAAAAGTGGGGCTCAAGACTATCTCATTAAAAACAGCCTCACCCCTGGGCACTTTCAACAGGCTGTTCATAGTGCCTTAGAAAGGCTATATCTGGCTCGCAACCTGGAACAGCGACAGGCCCAGCAAACCCTGATGACCACGATCGCCCTCCGCATCCAGCAATCCCTCCAGCTCGATGAAGTTCTGGATACCACCGTTAGAGAGGTGCGCCAGTTGTTGAACGCCGATCGGGTGCTGATCTATCAGTTTCAGCCTGATTGGAATGGAACCATCGTGGCAGAGGCGGTGCTTCCTGGTTGGACGATCTCTCTCGGTACTGATGTTGAGGATACCTGCTTTCAGCAAGGGGCCGGAGCAGATTACCGTCGGGGGAAAACCCGGGCGATCGACGACATTTACCAGGCAGATCTGACCGATTGTCATGTGCAACTGCTAGAGCGGTTTGAGGTCAAAGCCAATCTTGTGGTGCCGATTTTGGTCCGAGATCAATTGTGGGGCTTGCTGGTGGCCCATCAATGTCAGAGCCCACGTCACTGGCAAGCCTTAGATCTGGAGATGCTGGATCAATTGGCAGTGCAGATTGCGATCGGGATCCAGCAAGCCCATGCTTACAATCAGGCTCAACAAACCCTCATTGACCTGAATCAGCGAACCATGGAGTTGGAGATTACCAACCAAAACCTACAAATTGCTCTGGAAGAAATTCAGGTTTCTGAAGAAGAGTTGCAGATCCAGAACGAAGACCTGATGATCGCCAACCAGACGGCTGAAGTCGAACGGCAACGTTATGAAGATTTATTTAATTTTGCCCCGGATGGCTATCTGGTGACGAATATCCATGGGCTGATTCAAGAAGCCAATCGGGCCGCCAAGGATTTACTGGCCATGGAACAATCCCATTTAGTGGGCACTCCCCTGGTACTCTATGTTCCCACCCAGAATCGGGATTCCTTTATCCAAAACTTACACCAAGTTCAGGCGTCTCTCCAGAAGCAAGTTTATGAACTGTCCCTCCAGTCCCAACAGGGCCATCTTTTCCCAGCAGAAATTACAGCCACTGCGATCCAGAACCCCCAGGGGCGGGTAGTTGGTATCCGCTGGCTGATTCAAGATATTACGGAACGCAAACGGGCTGAAACCGAACATCGTCGCACCGAAAGATTGCAACTGGAGTTCGACCTGCTGGAAACCATCCTTGAAGTCACCCTGGCAGGTTACTGGGATTGGAATATTCCAGAGCATCAGGAGTATTTGAGCCCAACCTTCAAGCAAATGCTGGGATATGAGGATCATGAGCTCCCGAATATACCAGAAACCTGGCAAGGATTAATTTTTCCAGAGGATTTACCTGGCGTGATGGCCTGCTTTGATCGGCATGTCCAGAGCCAGGGGCAGCTTCCTTTCTACAATGAAGTGCGGTATCACCACAAAAATGGGTCCATCGTTTGGGTAATTTGTGCTGGCCAGGTGATTGAGTGGGATGAGCATCACCAACCCCTACGGATGGTTGGGTGCCACATTGATATCACAGATCTGAAACACACGGAAACCTCGTTGAAAGCCAGTGAAGCCCGCTACCGAGCCATCATTGAAGATCAGACCGAACTGATCGCCCGGTTTTTACCCGACACCACGATCGTGTTTGTGAATGAAGCCTACTGCCGCTATTTTGGGGTGAAACAGGAAGAGATCATAGGCCGGAGCTATGCGCCCGTTGTGTTTGAAGCCGATCAAGATAAGGTTGCTGAACTGGTTCAAACCATGACCTTCGAAAACCCGACGGTGACGATCGAGAATCGGGTCGTCGTCAATGGGGAAATCCGCTGGACTCAATGGATTAACCGCATGCTATTTAACGAGCAGGGGGAATTTATCGAGTTTCAAGCGGTGGGCCGGGACATCACCGAGCTCAAGCAGATTGAAGCAGACCTGCGACAAGCCAACGAACGGTTGATGCATGCCACCCGTCTGAAGGATGAATTCCTCGCCAGTATGAGCCATGAACTCCGCACCCCTCTGAATGCGATTCTGGGCATGACTGAGGGCTTGCAGGATAAGATATTTGGTCCGATCAACGATCGGCAGCAACAGGTTCTTAACATCATTGAACACAGTGGGAATCACTTGCTGGAGTTGATTAACGATATCCTGGATCTCTCCAAAATTGAGTCGGGTAAGCTGGAACTCCAGATCAGTACGATCTCGATCAAAGATCTTTGCGAGGAAAGCCTCATTGTGGTTCGGCAGGCGGCCCTGAAGAAAGAGATTCAGCTCTCCTGCCACATTCCAGAGGATATCGGCAGCATTCAGGCCGACGATCGTCGCCTCCGCCAGGTTCTGATCAATTTGCTCAACAACGCGGTCAAATTTACCCCAGCAGGCGGTTCCGTGAGATTGGAGGTAACGCGGGTGCCTCCCGCCATCACCACAGCCATGGGAGAGCCAGAACAGGCTTATCTTACTCAGGCCAGCATCATTTTCTCCGTCACGGACACAGGCATTGGGATTGCTCCCGAAAACCTTTATAAGCTGTTTCAGCCTTTTGTTCAGATCGATAGCAAGCTCAATCGTCAACACAGTGGTACTGGCTTAGGTCTGGCCCTGAGCCGACGCATTGTAGACCTCCATGGGGGCGAGATCACGGTTCAAAGCCAACTGGGCCAGGGCAGTTGCTTCACGTTTCAGATTCCAGATCAACCCCCTTCCCCCAGCCCAAACATTAGACCTCCCCGTCAGCCTAGCGATCTATCCCCAGCTTCTGAAACCGATCCCGAGGGCCTCCGATCGACACTCATTTTGCTGGCAGAAGACAATGAAGCCAATGTGCAAACCGTCTCTGCTTACCTCCAGAGTTATGGCTACCGCCTCATCCTGGCCCGAAATGGTGAGGATGCCATTGCCCAGGCTAAAGCCCATCAGCCTAATCTGATCTTGATGGACATCCAAATGCCTAACATGGATGGCATTACTGCTATTCAGCACTTACGCAAGGAGCAGGACTTGATTCAGGTTCCGATCATTGCCCTCACCGCTCTGGCCATGCCTGGCGATCGGGAACGCTGTCTCGAAGCAGGAGCCAACGAATACCTGACCAAGCCCGTTTCCCTCAGACAACTCGTTGCCCTGATTCAAGACCTGCTGGCATCCTGGTAG
- a CDS encoding 16S rRNA (uracil(1498)-N(3))-methyltransferase, which yields MQRLIIAPEQFNPPYVLLTADQQHYLSRVLRLRAGEHFIAVTAQQWWLAELQSGELQARVLEIVPVQHELLVAVTLVSALPKGSGFDEVVRQATELGVAQIIPVLSDRTLLQPSAQKVDRWRRIAQEAAEQAERQVVPIVQDPIPLTHHLQELGHRTSRDQAYFCVARGKIPYLWKSLQSSQMGSSIFVATGPEGGWTEREVAQAIAANYQPVSLGRRILRAVTAPLAALAILAARLESESDPEERELNNLDFFSPHPQPPTPPPLPNLGEGAGG from the coding sequence TTGCAGCGCCTGATCATTGCCCCAGAGCAATTTAACCCACCCTATGTTCTCTTGACCGCCGATCAGCAGCACTACCTCAGCCGGGTGCTGCGGTTGCGGGCAGGAGAACATTTCATTGCGGTCACTGCTCAACAATGGTGGTTAGCGGAGTTGCAATCTGGAGAATTGCAGGCCCGGGTGCTGGAAATTGTCCCTGTGCAGCATGAATTATTGGTTGCGGTGACCCTGGTCAGTGCTTTGCCCAAAGGCAGCGGCTTTGATGAGGTCGTGCGACAGGCCACGGAACTGGGGGTTGCCCAGATTATACCGGTGTTGAGCGATCGCACCCTGTTGCAGCCCAGTGCCCAGAAAGTCGATCGGTGGCGGCGGATTGCCCAGGAGGCGGCAGAACAGGCTGAGCGTCAGGTTGTGCCGATCGTGCAAGATCCCATTCCATTGACCCACCATCTCCAGGAACTGGGGCATCGAACCTCCAGGGATCAGGCGTACTTCTGTGTTGCCCGAGGAAAAATTCCCTACCTGTGGAAATCTCTCCAATCTTCCCAGATGGGATCGTCAATTTTTGTTGCAACCGGGCCTGAAGGAGGGTGGACAGAAAGGGAGGTGGCGCAGGCGATCGCGGCCAATTATCAGCCAGTTTCCCTGGGCCGACGCATTTTGCGAGCTGTTACAGCTCCCTTAGCGGCCCTTGCAATTTTGGCAGCCAGATTAGAATCAGAGTCAGATCCTGAGGAACGGGAATTAAATAACCTGGATTTCTTCAGCCCTCACCCCCAACCCCCAACCCCTCCCCCTCTCCCAAATTTGGGAGAGGGGGCAGGGGGGTGA
- a CDS encoding outer membrane beta-barrel protein, whose translation MKGSLKFFATVSVFSMLAIAPMFLSMKPAAAQPQGLEGSYIGVGPSFGLTNGGQGNDSAIFGGNIQGRIAAPQVPVSLRGTVLFTDKNSAVIPTVTYDLPVAQNTNIYTGVGYSFVQNQTSTTPLGNRDSVVLTLGAESEIAKNVVTYGDVKYGINAYQNSSANALSVQLGLGYRF comes from the coding sequence ATGAAAGGTTCTCTGAAGTTTTTCGCTACGGTTTCTGTATTTTCCATGCTGGCGATCGCGCCCATGTTCTTATCCATGAAACCCGCTGCAGCCCAGCCTCAAGGTCTGGAGGGTAGCTACATCGGTGTGGGGCCTTCCTTTGGACTGACCAATGGGGGGCAGGGTAATGATTCTGCCATTTTTGGCGGTAATATTCAGGGACGGATTGCGGCACCCCAGGTGCCGGTTTCCCTGCGGGGAACAGTTCTGTTCACGGATAAAAACAGTGCCGTCATCCCGACTGTGACCTATGATTTACCGGTGGCCCAAAACACCAACATCTACACTGGGGTCGGATACTCGTTTGTTCAGAATCAGACCTCAACCACACCCCTGGGCAACCGGGATTCTGTCGTCCTGACCCTGGGCGCAGAATCGGAAATCGCCAAGAATGTGGTGACCTACGGAGATGTCAAATATGGTATCAATGCTTACCAGAACAGCTCTGCTAATGCATTGAGTGTCCAGCTTGGGTTAGGCTATCGATTCTAG
- a CDS encoding pentapeptide repeat-containing protein: MMLKTLIGLGLLSFFWLQNPVRAENPNHLQQLLSTRQCPKCDLSRAGLVYAKLLQVNLRGANLMQANLSRADLSGADLSGADLRGANLVGVNLSGANLKGADLTGADLRDAYLVGANLEQTILVNANVRKTEGLPGNAQSYYQWAMEDYLKGDPSLAIDSFNRAISLDKNFASAYLGRAGSRLRLNDRRGAVEDAYLAAQLYQSQGDDVGYKVAINFVNTVTGKNDPPPEGGGLMNILAPLAQYLVPFLF; the protein is encoded by the coding sequence ATGATGTTGAAGACTCTGATTGGTTTAGGACTATTATCTTTTTTCTGGTTGCAAAATCCTGTGAGAGCTGAGAATCCTAATCACTTACAACAGTTGCTCTCCACCCGCCAATGTCCCAAGTGCGATTTAAGCCGGGCTGGTCTGGTTTATGCCAAATTGTTGCAGGTTAATTTACGGGGAGCCAACTTGATGCAGGCCAACTTAAGTCGGGCTGACCTCAGTGGCGCTGACCTCAGTGGCGCTGATTTACGGGGGGCTAACCTGGTAGGCGTGAACTTGAGTGGGGCAAATCTGAAAGGAGCAGACCTGACAGGTGCCGATCTGCGAGATGCCTATCTGGTGGGGGCCAACCTGGAACAGACGATTCTGGTCAATGCCAATGTCAGAAAAACAGAAGGACTACCTGGAAACGCTCAAAGCTATTATCAGTGGGCGATGGAAGACTATCTGAAAGGCGATCCATCCCTGGCGATCGACAGCTTCAATCGGGCAATTAGTCTGGACAAGAATTTTGCCTCGGCTTATTTAGGACGAGCAGGGTCTCGCCTGCGTTTGAACGACAGACGGGGAGCCGTAGAGGACGCTTACCTGGCCGCTCAACTGTATCAATCCCAGGGAGATGACGTGGGCTATAAAGTGGCTATAAACTTTGTCAATACCGTCACCGGGAAAAATGATCCCCCGCCGGAAGGGGGTGGCCTGATGAATATCCTGGCTCCCCTGGCCCAGTACCTGGTACCTTTCCTGTTCTAA
- a CDS encoding MGMT family protein, with translation MSTYDRIYDIVRQIPPGQVATYGQIAELANLFGKARLVGYALYQVAPEDTDIPWHRVINAKGEISQSPHRNGSDAWQRSLLEQEGVQFGPDHKINLRDYRWQPDRSVMDA, from the coding sequence ATGTCCACTTATGACAGGATTTATGATATTGTGCGCCAGATTCCTCCGGGTCAGGTGGCAACCTATGGCCAGATTGCGGAACTGGCCAATTTGTTTGGCAAAGCTCGTCTGGTCGGCTATGCCCTGTATCAGGTGGCCCCAGAAGACACCGATATCCCCTGGCATCGGGTGATCAACGCCAAGGGAGAGATTTCTCAGTCGCCGCACCGCAACGGCAGTGATGCCTGGCAGCGATCGCTCCTGGAGCAGGAGGGAGTTCAGTTTGGCCCCGATCACAAAATCAACCTGCGAGACTATCGCTGGCAACCCGATCGGTCTGTTATGGATGCTTGA